The following proteins come from a genomic window of Lycium ferocissimum isolate CSIRO_LF1 chromosome 4, AGI_CSIRO_Lferr_CH_V1, whole genome shotgun sequence:
- the LOC132053454 gene encoding homeobox-leucine zipper protein MERISTEM L1-like, with amino-acid sequence MFQQNMFDSHNFLLDMSRKTPENELDLIRDDEFESKSGADIMEAPSGDDQDPNKRPKKKQYHRHTQHQIQELESFFKECPHPDDKQRKDLGKRLGLEPLQIKFWFQNKRTQMKAQHERHENTQLRNENDKLRAENIRYKEALSTVTCPNCGGPAAIGEMSFDEQHLRIENARLREEIDRISGIAAKYVGKPILTYPQLPSLGPPTRSLDLGVAAANLGHHQLGEMYTNTAGDLLRSISGPTDADKPIIIELAVAAMEEFIRLAQTGETLWIQSSENSNEVLLNEEEYVRTFPRGIGPKSLGLKSEASKESAVVIMNHINLVEILMDVNQWTSFFTGIVSKATILEVLSTGVAGNYNGALQVMTAEFQVPSPLVPTRENYFVRYCKQHADGTWAVVDVSLDNLRPNSVSRCRRRPSGCLIQELPNGYSKVTWVEHVEVDDRAVHNIYRPLVDSGLAFGAKRWVATLDRQCERLASVMASNIPTGDVITSPEGRKSMLKLAERMVNSFCAGVGASTAHTWTTLSGSGADDVRVMTRKSIDDPGRPPGIVLSAATSFWLPVSTKRVFDFLRDENSRNEWDILSNGGLVQEMAHIANGRDSGNSVSLLRVNSGNSSQNNMLILQESCTDSTGSYVIYAPVDIVAMNVVLNGGDPDYVALLPSGFAILPDGSTSTTPSHGVINPGTNNAGGSLLTVAFQILVDSVPTAKLSLGSVATVNSLITCTVERIKASIGRENA; translated from the exons ATGTTTCAGCAAAACATGTTCGATAGCCACAATTTTTTGCTTGATATGAGCCGTAAAACACCAGAAAACGAGCTGGATTTAATTCGAGATGATGAATTCGAGAGCAAATCGGGTGCTGATATCATGGAAGCCCCATCTGGAGACGATCAAGATCCTAATAAACGTCCCAAGAAGAAGCAATATCATCGACACACTCAGCATCAAATCCAGGAATTGGAATC GTTTTTCAAAGAATGTCCTCATCCTGAtgataaacaaagaaaagacCTGGGGAAAAGATTAGGGTTGGAGCCTTTGCAAATCAAGTTTTGGTTCCAAAACAAACGTACTCAGATGAAg GCTCAGCATGAACGACATGAAAACACACAATTGAGGAATGAGAATGACAAACTTCGTGCTGAAAATATAAGGTATAAAGAGGCACTTAGCACTGTTACATGTCCAAATTGTGGAGGGCCTGCTGCCATAGGTGAAATGTCATTTGATGAACAACACTTGAGGATTGAAAATGCTCGTCTAAGAGAAGAG ATTGACAGGATATCTGGGATTGCTGCAAAATACGTTGGGAAACCAATACTAACTTATCCACAACTTCCTTCACTTGGACCACCAACACGTTCACTTGATCTTGGTGTTGCAGCAGCAAATCTTGGTCATCATCAATTAGGAGAAATGTACACTAATACTGCTGGTGATCTTCTTAGATCAATTTCTGGTCCTACAGATGCTGATAAACCGATAATTATTGAATTAGCTGTTGCTGCAATGGAGGAGTTTATTAGATTGGCTCAAACTGGAGAAACTTTGTGGATTCAAAGTTCAGAAAATTCTAATGAGGTTTTGTTAAATGAGGAGGAATATGTTCGGACATTTCCTCGAGGGATTGGACCAAAGTCACTGGGTTTAAAATCTGAAGCCTCAAAGGAATCTGCTGTTGTTATCATGAATCACATTAATTTGGTGGAAATTTTGATGGATGTG AACCAATGGACAAGCTTTTTCACCGGCATAGTGTCAAAAGCAACGATTTTGGAAGTCTTGTCGACTGGCGTCGCAGGAAACTACAATGGAGCTTTGCAAGTG aTGACAGCTGAGTTCCAAGTTCCCTCACCACTTGTTCCAACTCGTGAAAACTATTTTGTGAGATATTGTAAACAACATGCTGATGGAACTTGGGCAGTGGTTGATGTTTCCTTGGACAATTTGCGCCCTAATTCAGTGTCACGCTGTAGACGAAGGCCATCTGGTTGTTTAATTCAAGAATTGCCAAATGGTTACTCCAAG GTTACGTGGGTCGAACATGTTGAGGTGGATGATAGAGCTGTCCATAACATCTATAGACCTCTTGTGGATTCAGGCCTGGCATTTGGTGCAAAAAGATGGGTAGCAACATTAGATAGACAATGTGAACGACTTGCAAGTGTAATGGCCAGTAACATCCCAACTGGAGATG TTATCACAAGTCCAGAAGGTAGAAAAAGTATGTTAAAACTTGCTGAGAGAATGGTGAATAGCTTTTGTGCTGGTGTTGGTGCATCAACTGCTCACACATGGACAACATTGTCTGGAAGTGGTGCTGATGATGTTAGAGTTATGACCAGAAAGAGCATAGATGATCCAGGCAGGCCTCCTGGAATTGTGCTAAGTGCAGCAACTTCATTTTGGCTGCCTGTTTCTACAAAGAGAGTTTTTGACTTTCTTAGggatgaaaattctagaaatgag TGGGATATTCTTTCAAATGGTGGCCTAGTTCAAGAAATGGCACATATTGCAAATGGTCGTGATTCTGGCAACAGTGTCTCTCTACTGCGTGTTAAT AGCGGAAACTCAAGCCAGAATAATATGCTGATACTCCAAGAAAGCTGCACCGATTCCACAGGATCCTACGTTATATATGCACCGGTCGATATTGTTGCCATGAATGTGGTGTTAAATGGTGGTGATCCTGACTATGTGGCTCTTTTGCCTTCTGGTTTTGCAATACTCCCTGATGGTTCTACTAGTACTACTCCCTCTCATGGTGTGATAAATCCAGGGACTAATAATGCTGGCGGTTCGTTACTCACTGTTGCATTTCAGATTTTAGTTGATTCAGTACCAACAGCAAAACTTTCCCTTGGATCAGTTGCAACTGTTAATAGTCTCATCACCTGCACTGTTGAAAGGATCAAAGCTTCTATAGGGCGCGAAAATGCATAA